One Tiliqua scincoides isolate rTilSci1 chromosome 9, rTilSci1.hap2, whole genome shotgun sequence DNA segment encodes these proteins:
- the LOC136659996 gene encoding solute carrier family 2, facilitated glucose transporter member 5-like — protein sequence MKPHGKEEEPAQASSPPKKGMTVVLALVTLIAAFGSSFQYGYNVSVINSPASFMKVFYNETYEKRYGEYLDDDLERILWSLTVSFFPLGGFFGSLMVGPMVNRCGRKGTLLINNVFSIIPAILMGCSKVAKTFEVIIVCRIIIGICAGLSSNVVPMYLGEMSPKHLRGAVGVVPQLFITIGILAAQILGMRMILGSTEGWPVLLGLTGVPAALQLLLLPLFPESPRYLLIQKGDEEGARAALKRLRGRDEVEDEMEEMREEDLAEKAEGRMSLLTLFTYRGLRWQLISIIVMMMGQQLSGVNAVYYYADQIYAKAGVEENDVQFVTAGTGAVNVVMTLLAVFIVEALGRRVLLLAGFGICCVACAVLTVALNLKDIAGMPYLSIACVISYVIGHAIGASPIPSVMIIEMFLQSSRPAAFMVGGSVHWLSNFTVGLVFPFMEQGLGAFCFLIFCGICLVTVIYIYFIVPETKNKTFMEINQIMAKRNGTEEEANKEELKDFTAVSVPYSKKVEGERNCAL from the exons ATGACTGTAGTGCTTGCCCTGGTGACTTTGATTGCGGCTTTTGGGTCATCTTTCCAATATGGGTACAATGTCTCGGTTATCAACTCTCCAGCTTCA TTCATGAAGGTTTTTTACAATGAGACTTACGAAAAGAGGTATGGGGAGTACTTGGACGACGACTTGGAGAGAATCCTCTGGTCTCTCACCGTGTCCTTCTTCCCGCTTGGAGGCTTCTTCGGCTCGCTGATGGTTGGTCCCATGGTGAACCGCTGTGGCAG AAAGGGCACCTTGTTGATCAACAATGTCTTCTCCATCATCCCCGCCATCCTGATGGGATGCTCCAAAGTGGCCAAGACCTTTGAAGTGATCATTGTTTGCCGCATCATCATCGGGATATGCGCAG GCTTGTCTTCCAACGTTGTCCCCATGTATCTTGGAGAGATGTCACCCAAACATCTTAGGGGTGCCGTGGGAGTGGTGCCACAGCTCTTCATCACCATTGGGATCCTGGCCGCTCAGATCTTGGGCATGAGGATGATCCTGGGAAGCACTGAAG GTTGGCCAGTACTCCTGGGCCTGACCGGGGTTCCTGCAGCACTGCAGCTCCTCCTGCTGCCCTTGTTCCCTGAGAGTCCGAGGTACCTGCTGATCCAGAAAGGAGACGAAGAGGGAGCCAGAGCAG CTCTgaagaggctgagaggaagggaTGAAGTGGAGGACGAGATGGAAGAGATGCGGGAGGAGGACCTGGCTGAGAAAGCGGAAGGGCGAATGTCCTTGCTCACGCTTTTCACCTACCGAGGTCTCCGGTGGCAGCTGATCTCTATCATTGTGATGATGATGGGCCAGCAGCTCTCTGGGGTGAATGCG GTCTACTACTATGCTGACCAAATCTATGCGAAAGCAGGAGTGGAGGAGAACGATGTGCAGTTTGTCACCGCCGGGACAGGCGCCGTCAACGTTGTCATGACTTTGCTCGCG GTGTTTATTGTAGAGGCTTTGGGCCGAAGAGTTTTATTGCTGGCCGGATTTGGGATCTGTTGCGTGGCCTGTGCTGTTCTCACCGTGGCTCTCAATCTCAAG GACATTGCAGGAATGCCCTACCTCAGCATAGCCTGTGTCATCAGCTACGTCATCGGGCATGCCATCGGCGCGA gcccgattCCAAGCGTGATGATTATAGAGATGTTCCTTCAGTCCTCCCGTCCTGCAGCATTCATGGTGGGGGGCTCAGTTCACTGGCTTTCCAACTTCACAGTGGGCTTAGTTTTCCCTTTTATGGAG CAAGGGCTCGGGGCCTTCTGCTTTCTAATCTTCTGTGGCATCTGCTTGGTCACCGTCATTTACATCTACTTCATAGTACCTGAAACCAAGAATAAAACCTTTATGGAGATCAACCAGATCATGGCCAAGAGGAACGGCACAGAGGAAGAGGCCAATAAAGAGGAACTCAAGGATTTCACAGCAGTTTCTGTACCTTACAGCAAGAAGGTGGAGGGAGAAAGAAATTGTGCCCTTTAA
- the CA6 gene encoding carbonic anhydrase 6, whose product MTNNGHSVQITLPPTMTITKGLPGVFTAVQFHLHWGGLDLETSGSEHTMDGMRYMAELHIVHYNSGAYASFEEAKDKPNGLAVLAFLYVDSNLENSYYSDFIANLAKIKYAGQHTTLKSLDLLSMLPENLSHFYRYHGSLTTPPCTENVIWTVFDSPIKLSHTQINILENTLLNWQNTTLRSDYRHAQPLNERVISSSFRTKSLMTKESCHPEAVTLKLDEIQAYLREMKKYLLDVMGKAGNSSGIFQAFFFPLESVASYAEVHPLRSMRLHAFTLCFWFRNVNRGSQTVFSYSTLNVDKELVVTVGSEVGMWVGGQFVQFGAHHQSEEWVHHCVIWASHPGTAHLWVNGAGSATKHIQKGYVIQGGGSVILGKEKDSILDVFTNGFSGWMSHVNLWSHVLEPNNIKEISLCKHYDQKGNVIAWGETPMSLWGGVIVDIDSSCT is encoded by the exons ATGACCAACAACGGGCATTCAG TCCAGATCACCCTGCCCCCAACCATGACCATCACCAAGGGGCTTCCTGGAGTCTTCACCGCTGTCCAGTTCCACCTTCACTGGGGGGGACTCGATCTCGAGACCAGCGGCTCCGAACACACCATGGATGGGATGCGGTACATGGCTGAG CTCCACATTGTCCATTACAACTCCGGCGCCTATGCGAGCTTTGAAGAAGCGAAAGATAAACCCAACGGGTTGGCAGTCCTGGCTTTTCTGTATGTG GACAGCAATTTGGAAAATAGCTACTACAGTGATTTCATTGCTAACTTGGCCAAGATCAAGTATGCAG GGCAACACACCACACTCAAGAGCCTTGACCTCCTGTCCATGCTTCCCGAAAACCTCTCCCATTTCTACAGATACCATGGCTCCTTGACCACTCCCCCATGCACAGAGAATGTGATCTGGACCGTGTTTGACTCACCCATCAAGTTGTCCCACACACAG ATCAATATTCTGGAGAACACCTTACTGAACTGGCAGAATACCACCTTGCGGAGTGACTACCGCCACGCGCAGCCCCTTAACGAAAGGGTGATCTCATCGTCCTTCAGAACCAAGTCTCTCATGACAAAAG AATCCTGCCACCCAGAGGCTGTCACTTTGAAACTGGACGAGATCCAAGCCTACCTACGGGAAATGAAAAAGTATCTTCTGGATGTGATGGGGAAAGCTG GTAACAGCTCAGGGATTTTCCAGGCATTTTTCTTCCCCCTTGAAAGTGTGGCCAGCTATGCTGAGGTCCATCCCCTGCGGTCCATGAGGCTTCACGCCTTCACCCTCTGCTTCTGGTTCCGCAACGTCAACCGAGGAAGCCAAACTGTTTTCTCCTACTCTACCCTGAATGTGGACAAGGAGCTGGTGGTCACGGTGGGCTCGGAAGTGGGCATGTGGGTTGGTGGGCAGTTTGTGCAATTTGGTGCGCACCATCAGTCTGAGGAATGGGTCCACCACTGCGTCATCTGGGCTTCCCACCCTGGGACTGCTCATCTGTGGGTCAACGGAGCCGGGAGCGCAACCAAGCACATCCAGAAGGGATACGTGATCCAGGGCGGTGGGTCAGTCATTCTTGGCAAGGAGAAGGACTCAATTCTGGACGTCTTCACGAATGGATTTTCAGGTTGGATGAGTCATGTCAACCTCTGGAGTCACGTCCTGGAGCCGAACAACATCAAGGAGATCAGTCTGTGCAAACACTATGACCAGAAGGGGAACGTCATTGCCTGGGGGGAGACACCCATGAGCTTGTGGGGGGGCGTGATTGTGGACATTGATAGCAGCTGCACTTGA